The Nicotiana tabacum cultivar K326 chromosome 14, ASM71507v2, whole genome shotgun sequence genome contains a region encoding:
- the LOC107772302 gene encoding phylloplanin-like → MASTKVFLIFLLAALIATPVVVAQLGSIRISGVVFCSVNGTLDVINGLTPKIFLNAPVQLRCGARNVISSTITNRSGVISLVMDSHVNTLPLLLINCLLVVATPLSTCNASLPSVGLLASSLNLVNIGIGGVGGVISVSLGPIDFILNLNLIL, encoded by the exons ATGGCTTCAACAAAAGTTTTCTTGATTTTCCTTTTGGCTGCATTAATCGCAACCCCCGTTGTAGTTGCCCAACTTGGTTCAATACGTATAAGCGGGGTGGTATTTTGCAGCGTTAATGGCACTTTAGATGTCATCAACGGACTCACCCCCAAAATATTTCTTA ATGCACCAGTGCAATTGCGGTGTGGAGCAAGAAATGTGATATCAAGTACCATAACAAATAGATCAGGAGTAATTTCCTTGGTGATGGATTCTCATGTAAATACTTTGCCATTGCTATTAATCAACTGCCTTTTAGTAGTTGCAACTCCACTTTCAACATGTAATGCGAGCTTACCATCTGTTGGGCTTTTGGCATCATCCTTGAACCTTGTAAATATCGGTATTGGCGGTGTCGGCGGTGTTATTAGTGTCAGTTTAGGTCCTATCGATTTTATACTTAATCTTAACCTCATTTTATAG